One window of Vicia villosa cultivar HV-30 ecotype Madison, WI unplaced genomic scaffold, Vvil1.0 ctg.004150F_1_1, whole genome shotgun sequence genomic DNA carries:
- the LOC131641825 gene encoding nuclear transport factor 2-like has translation MATSEQLAQTKTPAPDVVGHAFVDQYYHMLHESPQLVHRFYQEVSKLGRPDPDGIMGITTTMTEIDKKILSLGYSELNAEIISVDAQESFGGGVIVLVTGFMTGTDDIKQKFTQCFFLAPQEKGYFVLNDVFRYVDENEIKEPDHVIESPASTDNVSDPPLPETQVPEQISVAVEDGVVEEVYNLENEQVSVEEEEAPVAEVLDEIPDDSQMVSGLASQIEEVPKKSYASIVKVMKEGAAASSNVTAVSVKSVRKIQEQQSTTPPPFSGPETNGSSINTNEGGNNQETEAEGYSIYVKGLPGNATIALLENEFKKFGPIKSGGIQVKTQKGFSYGFVEFEVASAVQNAIEASPILINGRNVTVEEKRSTNRGFKGRFLSGRAPGFRVEGARGRGNYGNSRSFGRGDFNGRGDFNGHGDYNGRGDNGRGDYNGHGDYNGRGDNGRGDYNGRGDYNGRGDYNGRGDFNGRGDFNGRGEYGYRNGNRGGLSNRGGDGYQRNDHMGTNGGRINRTGGSSVNSAPKPTAANRVPASA, from the exons ATGGCAACTTCAGAGCAGCTAGCTCAAACCAAAACTCCGGCACCCGATGTT GTTGGTCATGCCTTTGTTGATCAGTACTATCACATGTTGCACGAAAGCCCTCAGCTCGTGCATAGGTTTTACCAAGAAGTCAGTAAGCTTGGTCGTCCTGATCCGGATGGGATTATGGGCATCACTACCACAATGACT GAAATTGACAAGAAGATACTATCATTGGGTTATAGTGAACTGAATGCAGAGATCATATCTGTGGATGCACAAGAGTCCTTTGGTGGGGGAGTCATTGTCTTGGTGACTGGGTTTATGACAGGAACGGATGACATTAAGCAGAAATTTACTCAATGTTTCTTCCTTGCTCCTCAAGAGAAAGGCtactttgttttgaatgatgttttCAGATATGTTGATGAAAATGAAATCAAAGAGCCTGATCATGTAATTGAATCACCTGCTTCTACTGACAATG TGTCCGATCCTCCTTTGCCAGAGACACAAGTTCCAGAGCAAATATCTGTGGCTGTTGAGGATGGTGTTGTGGAAGAAGTCTACAATCTAGAAAATGAGCAAGTGTCTGTTGAAGAAGAGGAAGCTCCTGTTGCTGAGGTtcttgatgaaattcctgatgatTCACAGATGGTATCTGGATTGGCATCCCAAATTGAAGAAGTACCGAAGAAGTCATATGCCTCTATT GTTAAGGTAATGAAAGAGGGTGCAGCAGCATCCTCCAATGTGACTGCAGTTTCTGTGAAATCTGTCCGTAAGATTCAAGAACAGCAGAGTACCACACCTCCACCATTCAGCGGGCCAGAAACAAATGGTTCTAGTATAAACACTAATGAAGGTGGAAACAATCAAGAAACTGAAG CTGAGGGCTATTCAATTTATGTGAAAGGGCTGCCTGGAAATGCTACGATTGCACTTCTTGAGAATGAGTTCAAGAAGTTTGGCCCTATTAAAAGTGGTGGTATCCAAGTTAAGACGCAAAAG GGATTTTCCTATGGCTTTGTGGAATTTGAAGTGGCAAGTGCCGTGCAAAATGCAATTGAG GCTTCACCAATTCTGATCAATGGTCGTAACGTTACTGTCGAGGAAAAAAGATCAACTAATCGAG GTTTCAAGGGACGATTCTTGTCTGGAAGGGCACCTGGATTCAGGGTTGAGGGAGCAAGAGGACGAGGAAATTATGGAAATAGCCGAAGTTTTGGTCGTGGAGACTTCAACGGTCGTGGAGACTTCAACGGCCATGGAGACTACAACGGTCGTGGAGACAATGGGCGTGGAGACTACAACGGCCATGGAGACTACAATGGTCGTGGAGACAACGGGCGTGGAGACTACAACGGGCGTGGAGACTACAACGGGCGTGGAGACTACAACGGACGTGGAGACTTCAACGGACGTGGAGACTTTAACGGAAGAGGCGAATATGGATATAGGAATGGTAATCGAGGAGGACTTTCAAACCGTGGAGGTGATGGGTATCAGAGAAACGATCATATGGGAACCAATGGTGGCCGCATTAATCGTACTGGCGGGTCTTCTGTTAATTCGGCACCCAAACCTACTGCTGCTAATCGTGTTCCTGCCTCTGCTTGA